The Naumovozyma dairenensis CBS 421 chromosome 8, complete genome genomic sequence ATAACACATTTAACATCGTCATCAAGTCCATTTTGCAAAAATGGTGAGGTAGTAGCATCAAATGGTTCATCTAATCTCGTGTCAATCCCACCTAGAGATTCAAATCCCATTGTGGCTAATTCTTCACCAATACCTGCTTCACCaaatatccaaattttATCCTTACCAGGTtgtaattttaaaaaatcaCGAACATAAACTGCAGATGCATAACCTGATGTGAAAATTTGATCCTCTGTAACATTAATACCAAATGAGGCAAATTTCTTCGTATACGTTAAACGTGATTTTGTAGAATTATTAgtaacaaaaattaattttttaccTAATTCagttaaataatttaaaatttctttagttCTTGGTAAAAGATGTGTACCTAACCATAATACACCATCacaatcaaataaaaatgtatCATATTGATTTAAGAACCATTCAGCTTGCTCCTTAGAGGTGATCTTGATTGGTTCAGTGGTACTTGATGTCATCTTGTTATCGTATGTTGTTATTACAAGATTGTATTGATTGACgtgcaaaaaaaaaaagataaaaagttgattcaatttcaatcaCTTGTCAGCACAATTATACAATTATAATTCAGTTTTTTATACTCTTCGTCTCACAACCGCACTACACtcttcaattaataatagtagtCATGAATAGTTGTTTCGAGCAATTTTCCAGATAATTTTCCACAATCGgagttaaaaaaaaaaaagtgaCAGCTGCCAGAGAACGGAgataaaaacaaacaaagaaaCGACGGAgattaaaagaagaagaacacAAAAATGCAAAAGTGACAGAAAAACAGAAAACCAAACAACAATGTTTGGACAATTGTTCCATAAATGTTAAAGACTAATTCATGTTGGATacaaagaatatttttaaacaAAACTGCTAACTGAATCTATTGATTAAAAAAAGAGAGAAAGGACACAAAAAGTTAAGCGgaaaaaaatcattggGAATCAACTAAATGTTGAATACATCTTCCAAATTATCAGTATTAAAAAAATCAGATCCCCAATCATTTGAATGTTTTATCCAAGCCTCACTTTCAGCACTTCTAGGCCAACTTGGTACACCCCAGATTCTTGTTTTTAGACCCATTTTATGACAAGTACTAATCAAATTAGTTGCACACTGTTCATCGAAAACCCCACTTCCAGAACAACTGTAATTTATTTGAGAGAGTGAAGAGGAAGCAGTTATCGACGTAGTACTATCAACAATCGAATTACCTAAATCATGAATTAAAGCATCGAGGAAAACATATCGTTTATCGTCATTATAATAACCCTTTCTAATTGTTTCAGCGTTTCCCTCTTGAATATGATCCTGACCCTGATCCTGACCATATGGACCATTGTCCAATACGGTTAGATTTCTTGGATAATTTCCTGTCAAGATTGCAGTGATCGGATTCCACGTAATTGCCTTTTTCTCAAAGTCATAATATGATACATAACCTGCTTTAATCAAATCctccaaatattttttcataaGTAAATTATACGTCAAAACGTTATCATctgatttgaaatcaatataaaaatatagcGTAGTTTCAGgagaattgaaaaataatccatgtttaatttctttatcgTTCCCACAATTTACTTGatttaacatttttaaCAATGGTCCAGTATAAAGTGAATATAAATTCTGATTACATGAGTCCAAAAATGCTTCATTATGAGCAACTCCTAATGTATAATTTCTCCCCCAAATTGACTTTGAATCTTGACGTAATGTTTGATTTGTCTCCATATTCCAAACATCAGCTTCAACGCTTGTAGCTCCATACATTAATGCTTCAAATAGAGGTAATTTCCTCCAATAATCATTATGAGAATGGACTGGGATAGGATTAACATCTTTGGTCAATCTTGCTACTATTGATTTTGTATTTGGTAAACAACCATACATATCGTCATACTTATTGGAGTTAATTACCTTTTTTTCGAATAAATCATATAACAATGATACTTTAATAGGCTCTTTAAGAACTCGCCTTGGCATTTGTGAATCTTTCTCAAGCAGATCCAACGTAGCCTTTTCAAAATAGCTGAAGAATTCTGATCCTGAAAttccaatatttttatcaatattattataaaacTTTCTTTGACCCCTTAGTTGGAAGCTAAAAGTTGGGATATAGAATAAAAGGTCATCACATATGAAATTACCAAATATCATCCATACCAATGTTGGGAGTAAGAGcataaagaatatatctCCCACAGtgatattatttctaaCATTTGAGACTTTCAGCCTTCTTTTGGTTGGATCACTCATGGAGCTGAGGTTTTGTGTAGGCATTATTTTACTAATTGTAGTTAGACACTTCTCTTATAATTTGGACTCTCTAATTATACAATATAAGTGAACAACCTTCAAGTTGTATGTCTTACACTTTCGTTTTAATCTGATATTAAGAACGAGTTAGTTTTCCTACGTGCGATGCTACTTTACAAAGGAAATGAGATCCATACtcttctattattattattattattattatctagGTACGAATAACAAAACACctcataataatagtagAGAACAATAATCTATGACCTATTAGATATCCGATAGAACTACGTAGTGATACATAACgatatcatataatattggTAGTTTCCAAATTCAGTAAACTTAGAGAAAAAGATGTTAAAAGAAAGTTTTTTTGGTGGAGTTCCCAGAAAATTTTAGCCAAATTAAATTACGAGCTTAGGatatctttaaaatattttcttttgtgtCTATCAACTTGTTAGGCTTAGGTAGCActaatatatctatatcaTTACATATTTCCGAGAAGACTATATGCAATAATGCTGTACGTAAGAACAGCAAAGTTCTTTCCGTAGTAATTGCTAAAAGTTCATTAAACAATACATTCTTTATTCCATTCACGAAGTGAATAATTATTGTAATAAACAACTATCAGCAAGAATATAAGCGACCATTAAACTTGAAAGCTCACTAACCATCAATAGTGTTTTAGTTATAAATACTACGGATGGATCTCTTCGAACCTTTTTTGCTTCACTGCGCTGATAACAATTGCCTTTCGGAGTCCTCGAGGGAAACACATTTTATCGATAAGGAACGATACCTGATAAAATATTCACTTGATAACAATTGGACATCATATTATTCCTTCTGCaaataatttttaaatatttcatatataaaagtGGCTTACAAAAGATATCCAAGATTCTCTCTTTTGTGGAGGCATCCCATGTTCATCGCTAACTTCCAATTATCACTTCATTTCGTTTACTCCGTAGACTGAAGGATAGATATAATAAACATACACTTACATCGAAATATAATCCTTCCTATAATGGTGAGTCCAGAAACTCAATTCAGCAAATTTATTGTCTATTATGGAACATTCATAGATACTCCGGTCCTGGGAGAATACAGAATTAGAGAAAATACTGTTATTGGTGTAACATTATCTGCCTCTGAATCTGGCAcaatcaaatttattaaagaagattGTTCAGATCCGCTAGCAGCTGCTTTATCTTATGACCCATCATTGATTGAACAAGAgattattatcattgaattttctgataataaatatgcTAACAAACATCAAATGTCAAACTTTTTCTTCCCTGGGTTTATAGATACCCATATCCATGCATCACAATATCCTAATTCTGGAATATTTGGGAATTCAACATTATTAGATTGGTTGGAAATATATACTTTCCCTTTAGAAGCATCATTAGAAAACTTAACCATCGCTGAAGAAGTATATAATAAGATTGTTCAAAGAACTTTAAGTCATGGTACCACCACAGCATCATATTTTGCAACTATAGACCTAGAAGcaacaaaattattaagtaAAATATGTTcgaagaaaaatcaaagagCTCTCATTGGGAAAGTATGTATGGATAGAAACTCACCTCcttattatattgaatCAACAGAACAATCCATTGAATCAAGTATAGAATTGATAGACTATTTGGaaaacaatttgaaaaatcctCAAGTTTTACCAGTTTTGAGTCCAAGGTTCGCACCAAGTTGTTCTAATGAGTTGATGTTACAATTAACAAATATTTCTAAAGCTTATAATAACTTACATATTCAGACACATCTTtctgaaaataaaagagaGATTAAATGggtttca encodes the following:
- the PHO13 gene encoding 4-nitrophenylphosphatase (similar to Saccharomyces cerevisiae PHO13 (YDL236W); ancestral locus Anc_2.25); this encodes MTSSTTEPIKITSKEQAEWFLNQYDTFLFDCDGVLWLGTHLLPRTKEILNYLTELGKKLIFVTNNSTKSRLTYTKKFASFGINVTEDQIFTSGYASAVYVRDFLKLQPGKDKIWIFGEAGIGEELATMGFESLGGIDTRLDEPFDATTSPFLQNGLDDDVKCVIAGLDTKVNYHRLAITLQYLRKTESVHFVGTNVDSTFPQKGMILPGAGSMVESIATSSGRRPSYCGKPNANMLNTIISAKNLERSKCCMVGDRLNTDMKFGVEGKLGGTLLVLSGIETEERALEINEAYPRPKYYIDTLGDIFDLTH
- the AIM6 gene encoding Aim6p (similar to Saccharomyces cerevisiae YDL237W; ancestral locus Anc_2.21), which gives rise to MPTQNLSSMSDPTKRRLKVSNVRNNITVGDIFFMLLLPTLVWMIFGNFICDDLLFYIPTFSFQLRGQRKFYNNIDKNIGISGSEFFSYFEKATLDLLEKDSQMPRRVLKEPIKVSLLYDLFEKKVINSNKYDDMYGCLPNTKSIVARLTKDVNPIPVHSHNDYWRKLPLFEALMYGATSVEADVWNMETNQTLRQDSKSIWGRNYTLGVAHNEAFLDSCNQNLYSLYTGPLLKMLNQVNCGNDKEIKHGLFFNSPETTLYFYIDFKSDDNVLTYNLLMKKYLEDLIKAGYVSYYDFEKKAITWNPITAILTGNYPRNLTVLDNGPYGQDQGQDHIQEGNAETIRKGYYNDDKRYVFLDALIHDLGNSIVDSTTSITASSSLSQINYSCSGSGVFDEQCATNLISTCHKMGLKTRIWGVPSWPRSAESEAWIKHSNDWGSDFFNTDNLEDVFNI
- the GUD1 gene encoding guanine deaminase (similar to Saccharomyces cerevisiae GUD1 (YDL238C); ancestral locus Anc_2.20) gives rise to the protein MVSPETQFSKFIVYYGTFIDTPVLGEYRIRENTVIGVTLSASESGTIKFIKEDCSDPLAAALSYDPSLIEQEIIIIEFSDNKYANKHQMSNFFFPGFIDTHIHASQYPNSGIFGNSTLLDWLEIYTFPLEASLENLTIAEEVYNKIVQRTLSHGTTTASYFATIDLEATKLLSKICSKKNQRALIGKVCMDRNSPPYYIESTEQSIESSIELIDYLENNLKNPQVLPVLSPRFAPSCSNELMLQLTNISKAYNNLHIQTHLSENKREIKWVSSLFPNCENYTDVYDKYHLLTNKTILAHCVHLSPKEASLIKQRNSGISHCPISNSSLTSGECNVKWLLNQNIKVSLGTDVSAGYSCSILNSARHAHLVSKHLAMHSSKTTDTSYDNTESVEDVELSVPECLYLATMGGARVLDMEDKLGSFEIGKQFDGQLIDLETESSNVDIFTWQYPKPGNSRSERNEVLQNQHPRKLLSTSTFDDLIAKWFFTGDDRNTVAVWVGGKLSHTTIK